The Oryzias latipes chromosome 8, ASM223467v1 genomic interval atcatgagaaaaatgccacaagaacatgttaaacacatggttttcattggagtgggttatTTACTGGATGCAAAATGCACCTTGCAGCATAATAAATGATCTCAAAACGATCAGATTTAGAGGTTTGTTAACAATTTTAGCAAGAAAAAGTTACACATTCAGACTTTCGTTTTTCATggagagtatttttttaaataattctttgTCCTATTTTTCAATTgtgaacaaaaaagtattttcctgCCATTAATTTTGCCCCAAAGTAAAGAGCTCAAATGGAAGCTGAATGAAGGGCAGCAGGGGATGTTTTGTTCAAGGTCATGCCTGGTTTTGGTGCGAGCAGACTTCCTGTGTGAGTCGTGCCAGCAGGAAGTGGGGTGCCTGCTTAATCAAGCTGAGGTAAACATGCCCTCTGAGGAAAAAGGAGGGAACATTCCTGAGATAGAGGGGGCAGTTTGTGCCAAAGAGTTCAGCCAAATACAGAGGATCCCAACTTGTTCAAATGTGCAAGAAAGTTAACATTAAGActaagaagatttaaaaaaaagaaaaaagaggaggaaatgagaagtttaaaaaagttttcttcaaagtgaagacatttttgaaaataagcGGAGAAAGTTTGCATTTGCTGCAACATCAAAAGAAATCAGCTTTCTTCGTGATGTTTTCATCCTGCAGAGCTCTCTGAAGGAGTCAAAGCACTGACGGTGTGACATGAGCTTCTTAGTTCAGCCCTGATGTCAGTGACATCTGTTAACCGCTTGGAATTTCGCACAGATGGAGCGGCGTGTTTGCGTGAAGTTTCCTTAGTGTGTGCACACATGGATATTTGCAGAAGGTGGGTCGTGTTTGGGTACACACAGGTAGAGAGTAAACAGAAGCTGTTACTGTGTCAGTAAGTACGTGCAGGTGCAGAGAAATGCTGGACAAGTACAGGGGAGAGGGAGCTGTGGGCTGCAGCGCTGCAGTAAGGACACTGCAGTAAATGCTAACGCGGCCGGGACAGAGCAGATGAAGTGCAGGTCTCGCACATTTAGGAGTATTTGCTTGACAGGCATTTAGTCTTTTATCCTCTCCTTTTCTCGCCCACCTAATTAACCCTCTCAGATGTTTCCCCCCGTGTCTCACAAATACCCTTCTCCTCTCCAACTTCCACATTCAGAGGATGGGCTCAGTGTCTCTGTGCCTGAGGAGATGTCTCTGGGTCGGCTCCTACGGCGTGCCTCCTCCAAGGCATCTGACCTCCTGACGTTTAACCCCGGTGCGGGCGGCTCCGTGCTGCGCCCAGGTCTAGATGGCGAGATCATCTTCTCCAAAAATAACGTTTGCGTGCACCCCGCAGAGCCGCTGCCTGGCCTTGCCGAGCACCACCCAGGTTTGTTCAGACTGATGCGTGTTCTTTCAGGATCATCAAATGATTCCTCTGACTTcagttggagcacagactgatTTTTGGGGTGAAcacgttgctgtttttttctttcttttcaaattgaTATTTCAGAAtcctctttattgtttataACACAGTGTGACTTTGGACAGCGAAACCAATAAAATTGTTtcccaacttaaaaaaaaatcattattcaTGCTACACTTGTGAAGTCTTtgtaaaaattctgttttttcttcattttttttaatcttgcatGTCAAAAGTTAATCTTGCTCAAAATATGTTATTAAAAGACtgtaaaggaaaatgttttaaatttgattacTAAACCAAAATACTTCCTGCAATCAGTCCTACAAACCTTTTTGTGTATTTGCAGCATTTTTAATAataggttttccttttttttttttaaggaaaacagCAAATATTTATACTTTGAGGAAATTCTACCCTGTCgataagaatataaaaaaatgtatttttatcaatttttttttcttcttcttctttttttttgtgggttaaTCCTGCACATACTTGACATTTTTGTGTagtaaaaaaagagacatttctTCCGTTATAATTCACATTTCCAAAGTAATTACATAAATTTGGTTTCCACTGATCACAATAGGGTTAAATCATTGgctgaaattatttttgaagTGATGAACAGGGTCTGGAATCtaagcatttgttttttattttagttgcaaAGCTTTGTTTATGTCTTATTTCTATAAAGGTCACAACTCCCCTGTCAGAATTAACTTCTAGTTTACTTACATTGTGTGATTACAGGTTATTTTTTTGGTCTCCTGCAGGTTATCTATGTGTGCACGTGGAAAAGGATGAGAGTTTTGGGACCACTTTGATTCTGACCTGGGTGCCTAATTCCCGCATCCAGAGGCAGGATGAGGAGGCCCTGCGGTACATCACACCAGAGAGCTCTCCTGTACGCAGGAACGCCCGCCGCAGAGGCCGACGGTACTAAGAGACACGTCTGAAACACCTTTGAAGAGGGTCAGGCAGGCGTTAAAACAGATTATACTGAAATGCTCCAACATGTGCTCATATAGGGATGATTAAAGACACTGCAAGGCTGAAGTTATTTCACTTTTGAGTCATTTTCATGTGTGTAGAAACCATACAGAACAATTCAGTTCACTGAtgtgaacattaaaaaacattgataTTACCAAATGTGATAAGTTCCTTATTTCATCTCTCCTTCCTGTTGAAACAAACTCTCTATTGCAGCCCACGCTCTCGTCCCCCAGCAgcccaggaggaagatgaggatgaggagaggAACATTTCCAGCAGCACCTCCTTGAAGAGCCAGAGCCTGGCGGCTGAGGTTGGGGCAGATTCCTCATCACAGCAGCAGCTGCCGTCAGCTGGAGAGGAGCTGGACGAGGGTTCCTGTGAGCTGTCGGACGAAGTGAGTCGAGACAGCACCATGGGGTCGGACTCGGACACCTTCTCCTCCCCCTTCTGCCTGTCGCCAGTCAGTGAGGCCTTGTGTGAGAGCAGCGGTTCTGTCTTCCTGGACAACGAGAGCAGGTCAGTAAGTGTTGACTTCTATTATGAACCATTCTGTGGAATTTCCCTTCTGCATTGACGATTTATAATGCAAAGTATGAAACTCAGTAGAAAAGTACAAAAGTGggctgtttgaactgcagcacgCTGGTGCACCAGCAGCTTTTAGTTTGGGCTTGCACATCTACTAAATAcagttcattcatttctgtgaaaacaacaacaaacatttcaatTAGGAACAGTCACTATGTTTCTTTAGTTTAAGCTTACATACTGGTAATTCTtgttctctgctgctcctcagatGTCCGCATTGCTTCTTAACTGTGATGGTGTGCAGTTATAGAGAATGACATGTGTGAAAAAAACTCTAAATCTATTCTGGGTCTTTCGTTGGCTTTGAAAAATTAAGATCactgaaataaatgtaatattttgttaTGATGTATTTATGATGGGAGTACGATACCATTAGGCTAATCATTGCTGTAGGTGCTATTAATAATGGTATAATTACTTCATATAAAGTGTAATTCTAAgaaatgaatatattttttgtttcttctttctaAAATCACCTCATTAAAAGCCAGCAGCCACTGTCTTGCTACTCtctctaatttttttaaattaattaaatcatTTATCTTTATGTTTGTCATATACTATAATGTAATGTTTttctagatatttttttttctttcaaaattcgtttttttttttaacttttctctcttttttgggTTTGGATGTTGCTGTTTGGATTTTTCATAGTTGTCTAATGATAGATCTccagcacaaaaataaacatatgaAAGTCCCTTTATATCATTGGAATAGTCtttcacacacaaatacaaTATGATTACGCTATAGTTTGTACACACTAAGATTTTaaagtctatttttttattccattctttTAGAGCCTAGACTAGTGTCTTAAATGATGTTAGTCATTTTTTCATCACATTGGTTGGTGCTTTTAGCatgcagtaaaataaacctctgatttgaaaccaaataaaaaaagcctttttttttttttttacaaagaaaactaTTGTAAAATGAGAGGTTTCCTGTATATCTTGTGTCGACCTTCTCTGTCCTACAGGTTCAACAGGCTTACAGACTTCTTTGATCTGTGCAACAGTGGGGTTTTAAACGACATTAAACTTCAACTGACAAAAGGATTGAATAACAGGCAttcaaaacaaattgaagttttACTGTATGTGGCGCTATGTtctctttaaaaacaatttattttagatCAGCTGAAGACTGGAATCAAAGACATAACAAGGTAAGTACACACAGAATCACTTTTAGGATAATTGTCACTAGTTCCCTTCAAACATGCACATTTACAAACGGATGGCGGCGCTGCTAACATACAAGGTGACGACCTGTCTCCACTTGGACCAGcgcggggttcagtgtcttgtccaaggtCACTTTGACTCACGGGCGGGCAAGATGTAAGGTGAACCTGTgaccttccaatcagaggtcaacagctcTGCTCTGCACCACAGCTTCTGCAATTTACACTTAACCAATGTaaagagaacaaacaaaaaaagacagaatgctTATCAGTGCTGTCCagcacagaaaaacatgttagaaacaaaatccaaaaatcaaGTTTCTGAATAAACTCAGTATGTAATAAACAGATGCTGAAACTCTCACAAActagtaccgtattttccggactataagtcagtttttttcatagtttggcaaggggtgcgacttatactccgcagcgacttatattagaaataaattgaaataaatacattgttaaccctcctgttatgttcatttgtgaggaacagagatgatgttcctgggtcgatttgatgtatgaggtatgttaagtgttaagagtatgttaagtgttaagaggatgttaagtgactcagagaatcagcaaacctttttttacaataagatcttgaaggctaaaaacataatattctattttccaatgatttcatagattcagaaatgcaataaaaatgacaactgtttctacaaatacaggatgaaaacagagtattagttggccaatgatgcttcatgaaaagaaaaaaaaaataggtttgagaaagaattactgtgaatgattgtgtcatataaggttgtgaaagttatttGTTCTTGGtcccagattttgtcaaataaatttcccgtcaaaatgggacttatagtccagtgcgacttatctgtgttttgttccaccttttaatgcatttttgggctggtgcccAATATGCTCCGGAGCAaattatagtccggaaaatacggtatttcaTTTCAGATCCAAATTTAAACTTTGGAATATTTCAAACGTATTTATgtagacataaataaataatctggTCTATTGTACACGTTGAATAGATATTCTAATACTAAAACTATCATGCCACCATGGTACTAATGTATACTGTAATAAAAGAGTAGATTTTTAATtctaatagaaaaataaatgattagaaaataaataaacttctaAACCTTCAGTGACCTTAGTCTGTCAGAACTCTGATGCATAACTATTGGAAAAATAAgccaattgtttaaaaaaaaaaaaaaggcagattgaGTTGCTCTGAACTACCAGAAGGTGGAGCTATGAAGAAAAGAATTGAGGGCATGTGTGTTTACAGTGTGAGGCCGCGTGAGGGCTCACTGCTCTGCAGCTGAAGCTCTGCAGGGAGTGAAAGCAGGTACATGGCTTCAGCAGGGGGGGCATggaaaatgtgttcatttaatTAAAGcagctttggtgtttttcttttttttttttttttttttttaatgaatttcacGGTTTCCAAAATAAGGTCCCAAATCCCTCCAACCTGAAAACCTCTGTGTTTCCACAGGCTGCTCTCTGATCGAGTCACAGCAGTTGTGTTTGCTGTTTGGACCTCGGAGCTATTAAATTTTATGGTTCCCTTCGCGGTTGTTTCCTCACGCAGCTATTTGGTCTGACATGCTGCCCAAAATGTGTGAGCATGTGTAAGCGTGCGGCAAAGAGGGGAAGTTTTTCAGCAGTTTGGGCCTCTCTGCAGAGCCCAGCTTGCTGGAAATGAAGGTAGTTTGGCAAAGGCCTCCCAGCTTCTAACCTTTACCTTTCTCTTCATTGGCGTGTGTTTCACCAGCTCTCTGGCACCCATattcctcctccttttttttgctccattttctcttcttttggaCTCTTCTGTCTCCCATCTTTGTCAGTTTCTTCCTCTTATGGCACTACTCGGATATCTTTCTCCCCCTCCCTCTTTCCTCTTCCCTTCCTAAAGTCTGTGTGAAGCCCTTTGATTCCCAGTGCTCCCAGGGTTGTTGTGTTGGGCTGAATGTCAGCTCTCCGGATTAGAGGACTGAGCAGAGCGGAGCGGCAGCCAAAACCCTGGAACCCACTCaatctctctttctctcttgcTTGCTTTAATTGACACTGTTAAGGGGCCAGGAACTGGAAACATGTCACTTGGAATCATTCAAAGAGAAAGAACCGTGTATGGGAGAGTGAGACCGGATGAAAAAGGGGGAAGAGAGAGGAGATGGTGGGAGAGagcaaaaagttcaaaaaaagatcctcaacaatctttaaaaaagtttctttaaagtttaaCTGTAGTTTATGGAGCTGTCTCAAGTAcataatgactttttaaagacccactctaatgaaaatcatgtttttggtgtttttaacatgttcttgtagcctttttctcatgatctaggacagtgtttttcaaccaatgTGCCGTgtgagatggtcaggtgtgccgtgggaaattgccctcattaactgatctaaaaagattttccatctccaggatatcagctctttgtttttccaaacaggccctgataaaacactgagtacttaggaatatgaaagatcataaaatacttttttctttgtgtttatttgattttattaaagatgttttgataagaatgacagtaccgggatttagccgtagctacagctcttttctgaaaagtcccgcccctttaactgtccaatcattcttggaggcttaatcacacgtcatcagtctgaccaatcagaagtggttaaagtcttcacttccttgttttttgttctgctcataaagtctctcagttccaacaaaaatacgagctaaagctcgtctttagcggtgtagcttttcGGTCCGGTATCAAACCAGACAAGTGAACAAATCCATGAAGTTCAGAGACGCGAGTTTGTCTGCGTTCGGTGGCTgttcgcactacatctcccatgatgcattgggttaaagtgacagcgtctcagcgcacaattaGTCCTcattgttaaacgtcttgaaaccacaacgagattttagtttaaaacggcacagtcagaatttgaagaccactgggaacactttgaaaacagatcaaaagatgatcagagggggACTTCAAAGTCTAACTGTATTTTTATGGAGCTGTCCTGAGTACATAATATTGACCTTTTAATTATAGGTCGCATCAAGAACAGatttttgaagcagaaaaggttgtttgtttgttttttgagattAAGGGACATATTTTTATCCAAGCCCTTTTTATATCTGTTTCACCAAAATGTTATAAAGTTTAATTTCTATAAACTAAATGTTTTGCGCCTTTATTGATGGTCTCCAGCTGAAACAACTATATCGTCAGagtttttgtctgattttttttctttttctcttgcaTCAAGGACCGCGTCTCAGCTTTTACCTACATTTCTCATCCCGCTTCTCTACACTGAGCCTTTCCTTAACTCCTATTTCTCTGTAGAGATTAGCTGGAATACTCGGAGGTCCCAGGAGGCCAGAAGGTCTTGGTCCTGGTTCTCAGGGTGACCTGGCAGCACTTTCCTCTGGGGTAAAGTGTTACGGAGGGCCTCAGGGCTGTTTGATCTCACCCCGGTCTGGTGGGACGTGCCAGCCACTGTGACCTGACTCAGTCACAACAGCTTGTTTACGGTTGTTCAGTTTAAGCTGTGTGTCTGCGGCCTAAtaaatggagaacaaaaaaatcaagctgTTGATGGAtatttgtttgacattttgaacatttgcttTAAGTATTTTAATTGAGTAGAAGACAAACACCCCCAGCTTGAAATCGACAGTTCTCCCTCCAGGTCTGAGTGTCCGCCTTTCTTTCATTCTTCCAGTTTGATTTGGGGCAGAAGATTAGAAACAGGAGCAGTAATTTGTCAAGTGTCATGTGGAGGCTGTAAAGCTGCTATTTATCAGCCTTGTTATGTTCACATTTGTTAACTAGAACACAATCATCATCgtaaatcaacagaaaagaggaagaaaaattaGATTTAGGATGTTTTTCCTTACATTTAAATTTGAGTAAAAACACACACGTGTTTAAGTGTGTTTTAAGgagcagaaaaactttatttaaacgtCTGTCTCAAATGTCTCTTGAGTTAAATGCTTTGGGACTTCTCAGCTTTAGTGTTTCTGGGGACGTGTTTGAGATTGCATTATGGTCATTAGATATGGTCCATTCGCTtgtgtgcatgtctgtgtgcGCGCATGTGtgtggaaaaagggagaaaaaaaatcctgagcATGCTATGATTGAGAGATTTCCACTGAACAGTTGGTGTTTTTGCTGTGGTGCACTTATATCTGCTTTTgaattgtgtgtctgttttttctgtgttgtcGCAAATACTTCCTTCTACttctttaattcaattcaaaagTCTTAGTTTTGTTGAAATaatatcaacttttttttaaggttttggaaaacatttctgttcactAATTTATTTATGTGTGTCTCTGCTTTGTGTTTAGTTCTGAAGGACAAAAAACGTTAAGCCGCTGCTTTACAAACCATAATTCGTGTAACATCatacaaatataaaatataaatatatatataaaatataaaaatttctACAAATTTGCTAAACACTGAAAATGCTTTACAGGCTCAATATGAGGATTTAAAAAGTAATCTATATCAGTTTGCAGTGCAGCTAATGTTTGTGTAGTAAAAGCTACAACATATATCTATTCTGCTTCACTCCttacattttatgcatttttgtgtttgaggaaGTCAGTGTTCGGTGGCTAAAGACACACAAAACAGTCCTCAGATACAAAGACTCCTCTGAAACAGCATGAAACATACTAGCTGCAGAGATTATGATCACATTTAATGTTAGGATTCACTTTGGCTCAAAGAAGAATGAAGAGAAGCTTAAGACTTTTTGCACTGTATCTACTCTGCATGTGTgcaagtgtttttgtgtgtctcttGCTGCAGCAGAGCAACGCTTAGCTCAAGTTTCATTGCTGGGAACAGCATACTTGCCATGGGGGAATGACAGGGAAATTGGATGGCGGACAGTGTGATTTGTGTGTGTACAGATTTtcttttgcatgtgtgtgtcccAAGAAGCCTCCAAGCAATCCTGCTATTCTCAGCCGCTTGACGGAACCGTACTGAGACATAAGACACCAGGGCAGAATTGAGCTTTGGATTTGTCTGCAGTTATTGCTGGGCTGAGCACCACCAGCTATTAATTATTCACGCTCCACATTAAGGAACAATGGTCTGAATTGGAAGcatgaaaaattaaatttttccaCAGTGGGGAATAAACAATTTTTGAAGTCTCTGTGTTTTGATGTCGCAGATAATGTGAAATTGTCTCTTTAGCATCAATAATACattaatagaattttttttcttggtacAGAGAGCTATGTGAGGAATCCATGAACCACTCAGCCAGCTCTGCATCAAGTCTGGACAGCCACGCCCCCTCTGAGAGCTGCAGCCAGTTGCAGGGCATGCGGTGggaagagcagcagaagctgctgGCTCTGGAGCAGTTGTGTGGGGTTTTTAGAGTGGACCTGGGTCACATGAGGTCACTGAGACTCTTCTTCAGGTCAGCTGGGTTCAATCACAGCCCTTCCACCCTGACAGTTTTCATTCTAGAATAAAATTCTCATTGCTGATTGTTGCATCACAGCGACGAGGCATGCACTAGTGGCCAACTAGTTATAGCTAGCAGAGAAAGCCAGTATAAGATCCTCCACTTTCATCATGCGGGTTTGGACAAGCTGGTCGAAGTCTTCCACCAGTGGAAATGCTGCAGAGAGACTCAGCCTAAGGACCAGGTTAGGTTGCAGCCTCAGTCTTTACTGTGACTTCATTTCTATTCAAGTGTCAGCTCACTGCCAGCACCCGTGTTTCCAACTCCTATCTCCAGGTTTCAGATGAGCGGTCCTGCATGCAGTTTTCCATTCAGAGGCCCACCCTGCCATCAGCCGAGACCCACCCGGAGGAGAAGCTTTATCGACGCTTGGACGTGACCTCCTGGCTGCACCACCTCAACCAAGATGgacaggtggaggaggaatACAAGCTACGCAAGGCATGTATCAAGCCCCCACGCTCCATCCGCAAATGTAAAGccaacccctaactactaaaagcTGCAGTTccttaaagaccactggaggcaAATGTCAATTAAAGCAATTTCCTATTGACTTAGATGTAATAAAGTCCAACCTTGAATCAAAAATGAACGTACAGCCTTTTTACTCAGTTGTTGCTTTGTTGTTGTGTGcttgtgtgcttttgtgtgtcAGGTTTGATTTGACTTTTCCCGCTATATCCCCTATTCCCATGTTAGAGTTGAGGTGGGTGGAGCAAACTCGGGTCATTGTCCTCGTTACATTGTAGGCTTCATTACTGCCGGTCAGAACTCGGTGGATAACGTTTGATGTATTTATGTCAATGACCTGCATGACTGCATGTTTTAACAATCCAGAGGAAGACATTAGGAAGAATAAATGATTAACGTTCATAAACATTCAGTCCTTTGTACGGTCACATGTTCTTGCATGTCAATCACATTCTCTGAAAGTTATTCTCAAAGTCGGCTCCTCACTGTTTATCTCTCGGTTTTAATCAGCACCcatctttgtcaaaaatgtaaaGGTTGGTCTTCCCCAGTTTGTCACTGTGACTCATCTGAGTTCTCCAGAGTTGACTCAGTTTATGGTTTCTTGTCTTATTGAAATGACTCTGGCAGTTGGACGTGTTCTCAGTTAACACAAGAATGCAGAGAcggaagacttttttttcctccgaAAGTGCTTATTAAAGTGttctaggtttttttttcttatgcaacaattagaaaaaaacaggcaaacccTTCATGTGCTGTAGTTTAGAGATTGAGAGAGCGCATACATACACAGCTGTCTTGTTTGCAGACAGAAGTTCTCACATCTATCAGATGCGCCTCATGCCCCCCGTTTTGCCCTCTAAATGTCAGAAAAGGCTC includes:
- the tbc1d16 gene encoding TBC1 domain family member 16; protein product: MSLGRLLRRASSKASDLLTFNPGAGGSVLRPGLDGEIIFSKNNVCVHPAEPLPGLAEHHPGYLCVHVEKDESFGTTLILTWVPNSRIQRQDEEALRYITPESSPVRRNARRRGRRPRSRPPAAQEEDEDEERNISSSTSLKSQSLAAEVGADSSSQQQLPSAGEELDEGSCELSDEVSRDSTMGSDSDTFSSPFCLSPVSEALCESSGSVFLDNESRELCEESMNHSASSASSLDSHAPSESCSQLQGMRWEEQQKLLALEQLCGVFRVDLGHMRSLRLFFSDEACTSGQLVIASRESQYKILHFHHAGLDKLVEVFHQWKCCRETQPKDQVSDERSCMQFSIQRPTLPSAETHPEEKLYRRLDVTSWLHHLNQDGQVEEEYKLRKAIFFGGIDPSIRGEVWPFLLHYYSYDSTSQEREAWRLQKRTEYYDIQQRRLSMSPEEHSEFWRKVQFTVDKDVVRTDRSNQFFRGENNQNVEIMRRILLNYAVFNPDMGYCQGMSDLVAPLLTEIQDESDTFWCFVGLMENTIFISSPRDEDMERQLMYLRELLRLMLPRFHQHLTRLGEDGLQLLFCHRWILLCFKREFPDTEALRMWEACWAHYQTDYFHLFLCVAIIVLYGEDVTEQQLATDQMLLHFSNLSMHMNGELVLRKARSLLYQFRLLPRIPCSLHDLCKLCGPGMWDSRYIPTVECSGEHPDSQSCPYGGTSTPQPSSPSPSSSPNSTPTPLLEGKRGFKKRDIFTFRKQS